In Rhipicephalus microplus isolate Deutch F79 chromosome 9, USDA_Rmic, whole genome shotgun sequence, one genomic interval encodes:
- the LOC142772299 gene encoding uncharacterized protein LOC142772299: protein MTRHVGGAPTQRVPMHTRAAAEEEIDMVDVDGLTVGSKRKNRSGAQADDTQNTTPSKKGLTHNFDCLFREAMAKAASKPLLICGDFNALHTHWGYGSASPKGRRLAELVDNLGLTLLNEPMSHTRIGQDLCRDTTPDLSMCVNTDVVSWKNNEKEDPIKNIGSWCKKILSDVEKATKEIEWAYWWEEEGPGDGRTEAPDPTRVDSHLAHLLLAKKLMQHRESEELCNTMDGNMSAARTWKILKHLLDPTSTRTTVQTEMAKLRHKYKGDLEALMDEIVRTHLTRTEGLDNAEYTGAPNEELDADFSVQEIRVVLQPVKMKSAPGPDKITNKILRNLDDNAIVNLCEYVNECRRTGRVPRKWEIADVVLIPKPGKQPVVKNMRPISLTSCVGKVIENAYLNRVVTLLERRNAFGTHIIGFRKGLSTTVLNAAD, encoded by the exons ATGACGCGGCACGTCGGAGGAGCCCCCACCCAGCGTGTGCCCATGCACACCAGGGCGGCGGCGGAAGAGGAGATTGACATGGTCGACGTAGACGGATTGACAGTTGGGTCCAAACGCAAAAATCGGAGTGGCGCGCAAGCGGATGACACACAGAACAC CACCCCCTCGAAGAAAGgtctcactcacaactttgactGCCTCTTCCGCGAAGCGATGGCGAAAGCTGCCTCCAAACCTTTGTTGATTTGCGGAGACTTTAACGCCCTGCACACGCACTGGGGATACGGCAGTGCCTCGCCTAAGGGTAGGAGGCTGGCCGAACTAGTGGACAACCTCGGCCTCACCTTGCTAAACGAGCCAATGTCGCACACCAGAATCGGGCAGGATCTGTGCCGCGACACGACCCCTGACCTCTCGATGTGCGTTAACACGGACGTGGTGAGCTGGAAAA ACAATGAGAAGGAAGACCCCATCAAAAATATTGGGTCATGGTGCAAGAAAATCCTATCAGACGTGGAGAAGGCCACTAAAGAAATCGAATGGGCGTACTGGTGGGAAGAGGAAGGCCCGGGTGACGGGAGAACTGAAGCCCCAGACCCAACCAGAGTGGACAGCCATCTGGCGCACCTCCTCCTGGCCAAAAAATTGATGCAGCACAGA GAATCGGAAGAGCTTTGCAATACCATGGACGGAAATATGAGCGCGGCACGCACCTGGAAGATCCTGAAGCACCTGCTAGACCCCACCAGTACCAGGACGACAGTTCAGACAGAGATGGCCAAGTTGCGGCACAAATACAAGGGCGATCTGGAGGCCCTCATGGATGAGATCGTGCGGACGCACCTCACTCGCACCGAAGGCCTAGATAACGCCGAGTATACTGGCGCACCTAACGAAGAGCTCGACGCGGACTTCTCTGTGCAAGAAATCAGGGTGGTTCTTCAGCCAGTCAAAATGAAGTCAGCACCCGGCCCGGACAAAATAACCAACAAGATCCTCAGAAACCTAGACGACAACGCCATAGTGAACCTATGCGAGTATGTCAACGAGTGCCGGAGGACAGGTCGGGTTCCGCGCAAATGGGAAATCGCGGACGTGGTGCTTATACCCAAACCGGGCAAGCAACCAGTAGTCAAGAATATGAGGCCGATCTCTCTGACGTCGTGCGTCGGCAAGGTGATAGAGAACGCCTACCTCAATAGGGTGGTGACGCTCCTCGAAAGGCGAAACGCGTTTGGCACCCACATTATCGGGTTCCGGAAAGGACTCTCCACCACAGTACTCAATGCTGCAGATTAG